The DNA sequence ATATTCTTTTTGAATTTCTGGAAATTCATCATATAATTTTTGGGCAACGACACTTAATTCTGCACCACTTTTTCCATCTGGGAGAAACGGCAATTGCAGCACCGAGTGAACTGGGAATTTACCAGCATTATATCCTTGTAACCCCCATCCTGCATCCATAATGCCCGTTACAATGTTATCGTATGTTTCTTTTGGACCTCCTAATGCTCCACCTGGATATATTTTAAATTTGACGCGGTTATCTGTTAATTTAGCAACCTCTTCACTGAATGGCCTCATAGAATCTTTATCCTGTACATGGTCAGGCGAGTTCATATGACCCATTTTAAATTCAAGTGATTCCCCGCTCGATTCACTGGATCCTCCTGCAGAATTCGATGAACAGCCTGCAAAAATCAACATGGACAAAATAAGTGTTAACATGAAAGAAGTTTTCAGCAAACGATTTTTCATCATATCCCCCCTATAGTAGCAAACGCTTACATAATTGAAAATTTTAAATATTTTGTATTCGAGATTTATGATAATCTTTCATTTTTTATAAAACGATAGCGATTTTCTTCTATATGAAACTAATAGATAATTTTTTAAATTTTTGTCATTTCCATTTTTATTTTAATGAAGCCAGAATAGTCAACTCTTTTGAACAGTAGGCTGTTCCGTTTTATCAAATGTAATGAGCGCGTTCCAGCTTCCCGAAGATTGACCGTCTGCCAAATATTGTGGTTGGTCATGATCTTCTAGAATACTTAATAACATCGCAAGGTGCCGTCCACCAGACTCCACTTTTGCTAATCTAGCATATTGAGGAAGCATATTGTAGGCGGCCTCATATTCTTTCTTTAACATATAGTCGATAAACTGTTTGTCTAAAGCATGTTCTGAAGCAGTTGGTTTATTGTGCCTGCCGCGAACTAAATTGTGTGACAGTGCTCCACTTGAGACAAAAACAACCTTCTTTTTACTTTCTTGTAAAACTTGCCGAATTAGCTGTCCCCACCGATATGTTTCATCTAACGTTGCGGCTAGTGTAACGGATAAGTTGACAACAGGTATATCCCCGTTAGGTACGAGATATTTCAACGGTACAACTGTTCCATAGTCCCACACGTAATGAGGGTCGTCCACTCCTAATACTTGCAATCCAGCATCTTGCCCAACTTTCACAAGATCATCTCCCAATTGCTTGTCTCCTGGATAATCATATGGAACGTCACGAATTAAATCAGGACATTCATTAGCAGTTAAAATCCCTTTATGGACTGGCGTGCAATTCACATAATGGAAAAAGGTCGACGGCCAGTGGCAAGAAACTAGGACAATAACATCCGCTTTAAGATCGTAAATTTTTTTTGACACCTTCTTCATCTCAACAGCCAATTCCTTTTGGAAATCAGGGACTTGATCAAAATGACACATACTCGGTACATGCGGTACTAACATAGATAATTCAATCGTCATCAATAGCCCTCCTTTAAAAAATTCGTTGTGACATTAATGTTAATTTTCATTCGTTGCATTTTCAATACTATTGTTGCATATAAAGCAACATTCATGAAAATATTTATAAATTTCAAAAGATTTTATTTTTTTCTTTTCAAATATTTATGAATCTGCTATATTCTCTCATATACAGCACTTGTGTTGTATTATATGAAACATAAAAAAGGGGGAAAAATAGATGTGAACGGAAACGAAGATAAAAATCAACTTTCTTCGATCAAAAATGCTTTAAGAATTTTAAAGAGCTTTACAATGGATGAACCAGAAAAAAAAATCAGTGATCTATCCAGCTCACTCGGAATCAATAAAAGTACAGTAAGCCGAACTATGAAAACACTAGCAAGTGAAGGGTTTGTCTATAAGGATCCTGAAACAAAGAAATACAGATTAGGCTTATCCATTTTATCATTGAGTGGTGTTTTATTTAGCAACATGGATGTATACCGGGAATCCCAGCCAGTTTTAAATAAATTGGTGGAGAACATTGGAGAAACCGCTCACATTTCAGTCTTAGACGATTTAGAGGTCGTTTATTTACAAAAAGTAGAATGTCATCATCCTGTCAGGTTTTTAACCCATATTGGCAGGCGCAATCCACCTTATTGTACAAGCTCAGGAAAAGTGCTTTTAGCATTTTCTGAAGAAGAAATCATCAACAATGTGGTAGCAAAAGGATTAACTGCATTTACAAAAAACACCATTACAAATCCAGAAAAGCTTCGTTCTCATTTAGCAAAGATAAAGGAAGATGGGTACGCCTTTAGTTTAGAAGAATTGTCTGAAGGAGTTAATTCTATAGCCGCCCCAATTTATGATTATACAGGAAAAGTTATTGCCGCTCTTTCCGTAGTCGGACCGAAACAGCGAATTCCCATTCATAAATTAAAATCAATCGCAAAACAGGTAATGGCTGCTAGTAAAGAAGTTTCAGAAAGAATGGGATATATAAAATATTAAATGAAAGTTTAAGGAGAGTAGAGAAATGTATGATTTTCATACTCATTTCATCCCTGCAAATGTTATTGAATGGGTGAAGGAACAAAAAGAAACAATTCATGCACAATGGGTGAAAAAGGAAGAAAACAAGGAAGAATTTTTAATGATCAATCATAAATGGGGATTTGAGTTAAAGAAAACATTTGTTGATATCAATCTTTATATTGAAGAACAATCTAAAGCAGGTATAAAGCATTCCGTCATTTCACCAATTCCGCAACTTTTTATGTATGATTTTCCAGAAGAAATCACCTATGAACTATCCACCGTGTACAACGATTCGTTAGTTAAGCTCGTTCAATTCTTTCCAGCCAAGCTATCAGCGTTGGCAACAGTTCCACTAAACAATCCGGATCAAGCTGCTCAAGTGTTAAACGATGCGATGAAGTGTGGCTTAAAAGGAGTCATTATTGGTCCAGGTGCATCAGGGCATATGCTTTCTGACAAAAGGTTTATTCCGTTTTTTGAAGAAGCCAATCGGCTGAAAGCAATTGTGTTCATTCATCCGCTACTAAGTGAAGATCCGCGATTAAAAAGAAGAATGATGCCGAATTTAATCGGTGTTCCGTGGGAAACTACAGTTTGTGCAACCGACATTTTATTAAGCGGACTAATCGACCGCTTTCCAAATGTCAAAATATTGTTTGCTCATGGAGGAGGTTTTTTACCGTACCAAATAGGCAGAATGACAAAAGGATACGAGAAATGGCCAGCGGTTTCGAAGAATTTGACAGCACCCCCAAAAGAATATTTAAAACGTTTTTGGTATGACAATGTTTTATGGGATCAACAAAGCGTTGAATTTTTAATCCAAACGGTCGGAGAAGATCGGGTAGTACCTGGATCAGATTTTCCGTTTGATCTTTCCGTTTGGCCGCCTGATTCAAGGAGCTGTCGCAGTGTGAGAACAATACTCGCTGATTAAAGAAAACGGGTTAAAAAGACATGTTGCCCCAAATTAAACCTTTATAAAAGAGATAAACATGAAATGTTTTCTCTCTTATTAGGTGCAGATTGAAAGGATAAAAATTTTTTCTCAAAGAAGGGACCATTCATGATGGAAGAAAAGTTGTGGACAAAAAATTTTATGAATATTTCGATCTGTAATTTCTTTCTTTTTATCAACTATTATTATTTGCTAGTAACATTGCCGATCTTTGTTATTCAAGATTTAAAAAGCAGTGAGGCTTTAGCTGGATTAATCGCCATGGTTTATTTGTTTGCAGCTATCATTTCACGTCCATTCGTTGATCAATTTATGAAGAAGATTGGTAAACGAAAGATGCTTGTGATCTCCCTTATCATTTTTGTGATCGCCTCTGTTTCCTATTTGTTTGTCCGTTCAATCGTCTTATTGTTAATCATTCGTTTTCTGCACGGAATTGGCTTCGGGATCGCAACCACCACTACAGGGGCGATCGTTGCCGATATTGTACCAGATTCTCGAAAAGGAGAAGGAATGGGCTATTTTATTTTATCTTCTAATTTTGCTATGGTAGTCGGACCGTTTCTAGGACTTTCCTCTTACGATCATTGGGGTTCTTTCGCAATGCTCGCTATTGCACTTATTTGCTCTGTTGGAGCACTTTTTACCGGAGGAATCATCAACTTACATGAAACCAAATCACTGCGAAGTAAAAAAGAACTATTCCAAATTCATTTTAATCTTGAAAAGCTTTTGGAAGTATCCGTATTTCCTATTGCACTCAATGCTGCCTTTTTAGCATTTGCTTATTCTACCGTCTTATCGTTCGTCTCTGTTTATGCTGAAAGATTGCAACTAGGCGCTAGTTCGAATTTGTTTTTTGTTGTTTATGCCATCATCCTGCTTATTTCTCGACCATTTACAGGAAGATGGTTCGACAAGTTTGGCGCTAATGTCATTGTCATCCCTTCCATCATATCATTTGCCCTCGGATTATTTATTTTAAGCATGGCTCATACATCTTTCGTCTATTTATTAAGTGCTTTGTTAATTGGGCTTGGTTGGGGAACGTTGTTTCCAAGTTTTCAAACAATGGCCATTCAAGTCGTATCTCCATCTAGAAGAGCCTCAGCTCTCAGCACCTTTTTATCCATTTTCGACATCGGCATCGGTGTCGGGTCTTTCTTAACAGGAGCAGTCGTTTCCTTTATCGGATTTCAATCTTTATATTTTTATAGCTCCTTTTACGTGTTGGTAGGATTAGTATTATACTTCCTTTTTGTACAGCAGCGGGTGGATCGGAAAAGTATTCTTAATAAAAAATCAACTCTTCAATAATAGCCCCCCTCGTTTCATTTATCATGATGGAGAAGTTCTTTTCTCCCCCTTTGCTTAAAGACAAAAAAATGCCGCCTTCGTTGTTTTAGGTTTACGAACAGGTATATCCCTAAAACAAGGAAGCGGCAAATTGTCCCACGATATGACTGTTAGCACTACCGAAAAATGTTTAAAATGGATACTCCCTCGGTTTCGTTTGAACAGAAATCCATTTCATCGATGTAAATTCCTCTACAACCCATGGATTTCCGAACCGGCCTAAACCGCTCGCTTTCGTTCCTCCAAATGGAATATTCGGTGCATCATTTACAGTTTGATCATTAATATGCGTAAAACAGCTTTTAAGAAGATACGGCACAACTAAGGGATTTTCTTTGTTGTGCCGCATCGTTTTATTCGTACGAAAAACTCTATGACTATTTGATTTATAAAATATTAAAGCAATACAGGGGCAAATTCTCCCGTTATTGGCTGATGTCCGTTATTTTCTTCATATGCTTCCTCTCGTTCCACATCAAACCGCTCCATAATTGGCAAATCATTTGCAGAGAATAAGTAAGCATCCTCCTCAGCAACATGTTCATGCCATGCCCAATTTGGAATGACAAAGAAGTCGCCTTTTTCCCAATCAAAGCGAACACCATTAATAATGCTGTATCCCGAACCTTTAAAAACATGGTAAATGGTTGCGTGCGTATGACGATGAGCTTTCGAATGAAAGTCTTTCGGAAGAAACTGCATCCATGAAGCGATTGTCGGGTTGGCAGTTTTCCCAGTGGATGGGTTAATATATTCTACAGCATATCCATCATACGGATCTGGGTCCAACCGTTTTAAACCTTGTATAGCCGCTTCTGTCTGCTTCCATTTATAGGATCCTAATGGGGCTATTTTCGGTTTACGGTCAGAAATTGGACGAACCATACCACCTTCATATTTTTGAGAGGAAAAATTATCTGGAACTTTTGGTTGTTCGATACCTTCTGGATAAGGGTCGAAGAAAGTGCCGCCAATTGAATAAATTGTAGGGATATCTAGACAGTCCATCCAAATCATTGGCTCATCACCTGGATGTGCATGACCATGCCATAATCCTTTCGGAGTAATGAGGTAATCTCCCTCTTCCATAAAAATCCGTTCTCCTTGAACAATTGTATAGGCACCTTTTCCTTGACTAATAAAACGAAGAGCGCTTTGAGTATGTCTATGTGACGGTGCCACCTCACCAGGAAGAATTAATTGGACAGCCGCATATAACGTTTGCGTCGTTGAAGCCCATCCCCATGGCTTGCGGTATGTTAATCCTGGATTTTGAAAGTATATAGCTCTTCTTTCTCCTCCCCGTTCTGGCGTGAAAATGTCCGTTGCTTCCATTAACTTTTTATAAAGCGTTTTCCATTTCCAAAGATACGCTTCTGCCTGTGGTGTCGGTTGGCGATGCATTAAATCTGGAATGGCATCCCATAGTGGACCTAAATGAATCTGTTCAATGTCCTTTGTAAAATCTTGTACGACTTTACTTTTAAAAAAATCATTTTTCTCCGCCATTCAAACCCCTCCTTTTTAACGGTTTAAAATCGTTATGATGGCAGCTTCGATAAGTTTCGCTTTATTTGGCTAACGTGTTTGCTTGCATGCTCGACAAGAAGATGATCGACAATAAAAGAAATCGGCTTTGTTCCAAAACGTGGATTGCGGCTCGGCGCTTCCGCTTTTAATTGTTGTTCCGTTAATTGGCTTAACACTTTGTCCACTTGCTCTTTGACATTTTCTAGATTTCTTAAAACATCCGAAATTTCCCGATTTTCTGTGTTCGTAACTGCAGCAAGCCTTTTTTCATCCTTAAGACCTCTACCCCACTCAATACCTGGAGATTCAAGCAATTTTTCAATCTCATTTAGCCAGTAGGGGATCGCTTCCTCTACGTGGCAAAGAATTTGCATAATGGACCATTCATCTTCAGAAGGCTGCCAACGGATTGATTTTTCCGAAAGATTTTTGGATGTTTCAATCATTTGATTAAGCGAATGTTGAATGCTTTCAATCGCCTCGTTCATTGATGCCACTTGTTCATCCCTCCTTGATGCTTTTTACTTTGTTTTCCAATGTGCCAATGCCATCAATTTCGATCCGCACAACATCTCCATCTTTCAGAAACGCTTGCGGATTACGAGCTACACCGACTCCACCTGGTGTTCCTGTTAAGATGACATCCCCTGGTTCGAGTGTCATTAAACCCGATAAAAATTCAACTAAATACGGAACAGTAAAAACAAGATTTTTCGTGTTGGAGCGTTGCCGTTCTTCACCATTTACCGTTAAAACAACTTCCAATCCAGATGGATCTGTCAGCTCATCAGTTGTAACTAACCATGGACCCATTGGCGCACTACCATCCACTGTTTTTCCTTGAAGCCATTGAAGTGTACGGCGCTGTAGATCCCGATAAGATACATCATTGACAATCGTATAGCCAGCTACATATTGTAAAGCATCTGCTTGAGAAACATTGCGCGCACGCTTTCCAACAACAAAAGCAAATTCTGCTTCATAATCAAGCTGATCGGATATCGGGTAATATGGAATGTCATCTTCTGGACCAATCACAGTATTGGCAAATTTCGCAAATACGACTGGATATTTTGGAATTTCTCGCCCCATTTCTAAAATATGTTCCCGATAGTTATGGCCAACGCAAATGATTTTTCCTGGTTTCGGAACAGGTGCTTCTATTTTTACATCGTCTTTTGCATAAACAAGCTTATGACCGTTTACTTGTTCATAGTTTAAGGCGAAATCAATCGCTTTTCTGGCGAAATCCATGCTTTCCTCTCCGCCTTCTAAAAATCCGTTCATATCTGCTGGAACATATGCTTCCGCAATTTGTTTGTAACGTAATTTCCCTTCTGATTTCAGCAAGCTTTGAAAGGCATGATTTAAATCTACGACTTTACCGTTTTCTACAGCCCCAATGCGGGTCGTACCTTCTTGTGTAAACGTTACTAGCTTCACAGTTGTAACCCCTTTCATTGTTAATCATGTATTTTTATCTTAATATTGAAAAAAGGTGAAAAATACATTATTTTTCTTATATACAGAACATTTCATAATTTCTAAAAAACAATAACAAAAGTAGGTGATACGATGAATGAATCCAAAAAAACAACATCATCCTCTGTTGAAAATGCATTAAAAATTTTAAAAAGCTTTTCCATGGACGAGCCAGAACTAGGGGTTACAGATATTGCGGAAAAGCTAAACATTGCTAAAAGCACGGCTCATCGTCTTTTAACAAGTTTAGCCAGTGAAGGGTTTGTTTACAAAGATATGAATTCCAATTATTACAGCTTAGGAGCTTCTATTTTGAGATTAACGAATATTGTGAGCTCCCAGCTGAAAATTTTAAATGAAGCTACACCAGTCCTTAATGTATTAACAGAAGAAACAGGTGAAAATTCTCATATCTCCATATTAGAGGGGAAAGAAATCATTTATTTACAAAAAATTGAATGCGCTTACCCTACTAAAATGGAATATACACATATTGGTAGAAGAAATCCTGCTTATTGCACAAGTGCAGGCCAAGCTATTTTAGCATTTGAAGAGAAGGAAACGATTGATTTCATTTGTTCACAACCGTTAAAAAAATTCGCTCCTAACACAATCACCTCACCTGACGAATTAAGAAAAAAATTATTAAAAGTACAAAATGAAGGCTATGTGGTCTCTAATCAAGAATTTCAACGTGGCATTATCGGTATCGCTGCACCTATTTTTAATGAAAAAAACAAAGTAATCGCATCTGTTAATATTACGGGTCCTATAAAACGAATCAATGCTATGAACCTGCCACAGCTAGTTAAAAAAGTTGTCAATGCAGGTGAGCGAATTTCAGTTTTAATTAAACAGCGAAAACAAAACGATTCTTTCTCCAAAATAAACCAACAAGGGGGAAACTAAGATGAGTGAAAAATATTTGCTGTCATCTGTGAAAAACGCAATGAAAATCTTACGCCTTTATTCTCCGAAACAAAAAGAGCTTGGGATTATGGAAATCTCAAGAAAATTAAACATTCCGAAAAGCAGTGCTCACCGTCTCGTTTCATTGCTTGTAAAAGAAGGATTTTTGTCGAAAAACCCCCGTACGAATAAATACCGATTAGGTCTATCTATTTTAACGTTAGGAGGGGTTATTTTCAGCCACCACGAATTATATAAAGAAGCTCTACCCATTGTCAGAAAGCTTGTCGACACACTGAATGAATCTGCACATATTTGTCTTTTAGAAGAGGAGCAAGTGGTCTATTTGTTTCGAATTGAAAGCAGCCAACCTGATCGATTACTCACATACATAGGGAGAAAAAATCCGATTCATTGCACAAGTGAAGGATTATGTATTTTAGCCTATCAAAGTAAAAAAACAATTGATAAAGTTTTATCTAAAAATTTATATGCTTATACCCCCTATACGATAACAGATCCTGACTTGCTAAAAAATAAATTGAAAAAAATTAAAAAACAAGGGTTCGCTATTTCAAAAGATGATTTTTTTGTCGGCTATGTAGGAATTGCTGCGCCGATTCGCGACTATACTGGGAAAGTTGTTTCCTCTCTATCCATGGTCGGCTCCACCTCAAGAATAACGGAAGAACGGTATCCGATCTTTATCGAAAACATTACAAAAGCAGCACAAAAGATTTCGGAGCATTTAGGTTATGTAAAAATAAACGCTTAAGTTTCATTAATAATTTTTATATTTCGAATATTCAGTTTCATATACAAGAATAAGCCCCTTTTCTCCCACTTTTACCTTTCATTATTCTTGAGTTAATAAAGTAATCAAAGGGGGAATTTTCATGGTCGTGTACGCACAAGAATTCGAATTGAAGGAGCGGCAATTAAAAAAGCTAAACGAATTATTAATATTCGTCAAAAGCCATAATGAATTTTATCATAAAAAGCTTCAAAATATTACATTGCCTCTGCGATCATTGGAGGAAATCACAACTTTACCTTTCACAACAAAAAAAGAACTCGTCGATGATCAAAAAAAGCACCCTCCCTATGGTCAAAATCATTCGTATCCTTTGGAAGAATATGTCCGATACCATCAAACTTCGGGAACGACAGGGAGACCGTTAAAAATATTAGATACGAAAAAAACTTTTGATTGGTGGGAAACTTGCTGGATCGAAGTATACCGTTCCAGCGGTGTCACAAAAAAAGATCATATTTTTCTAGCTTTTTCGTTTGGGCCTTTTATTGGATTTTGGGCCGCATTTGAAGCTGCTAAGAGATTAGGAGCACTCGTCATCTCATCCGGAAGTCAGTCATCTGTCGAACGTTTGCGTAATATGATGGAAAATCAAGCAACGGTTCTTCTTTGCACACCAAGCTATGCCTTGCATTTAGCAGAGGTTGCTAAGGAAAACGGAATCGATATTCAAAACTCACCTGTTCGGACCATTATTACAGCTGGAGAACCTGGAGGATCTGTTCCTTCCACACGGAACCAAATTGAAAGCTTGTGGGGGGCCAAATTATATGACCATGTAGGAATGACAGAAATGGGAGCCTATGGATACTCCTGTTCGGAGCAAAATGGTCTACACATTAACGAATCTGAATTTATCGCTGAAGTGATTGATCC is a window from the Bacillus alveayuensis genome containing:
- a CDS encoding 3,4-dihydroxyphenylacetate 2,3-dioxygenase (product_source=KO:K00455; cath_funfam=3.40.830.10; cog=COG3384; ko=KO:K00455; pfam=PF02900; superfamily=53213; tigrfam=TIGR02298); protein product: MTIELSMLVPHVPSMCHFDQVPDFQKELAVEMKKVSKKIYDLKADVIVLVSCHWPSTFFHYVNCTPVHKGILTANECPDLIRDVPYDYPGDKQLGDDLVKVGQDAGLQVLGVDDPHYVWDYGTVVPLKYLVPNGDIPVVNLSVTLAATLDETYRWGQLIRQVLQESKKKVVFVSSGALSHNLVRGRHNKPTASEHALDKQFIDYMLKKEYEAAYNMLPQYARLAKVESGGRHLAMLLSILEDHDQPQYLADGQSSGSWNALITFDKTEQPTVQKS
- a CDS encoding DNA-binding IclR family transcriptional regulator (product_source=COG1414; cath_funfam=1.10.10.10,3.30.450.40; cog=COG1414; pfam=PF01614,PF09339; smart=SM00346; superfamily=46785,55781), whose amino-acid sequence is MNGNEDKNQLSSIKNALRILKSFTMDEPEKKISDLSSSLGINKSTVSRTMKTLASEGFVYKDPETKKYRLGLSILSLSGVLFSNMDVYRESQPVLNKLVENIGETAHISVLDDLEVVYLQKVECHHPVRFLTHIGRRNPPYCTSSGKVLLAFSEEEIINNVVAKGLTAFTKNTITNPEKLRSHLAKIKEDGYAFSLEELSEGVNSIAAPIYDYTGKVIAALSVVGPKQRIPIHKLKSIAKQVMAASKEVSERMGYIKY
- a CDS encoding aminocarboxymuconate-semialdehyde decarboxylase (product_source=KO:K03392; cath_funfam=3.20.20.140; cog=COG2159; ko=KO:K03392,KO:K07045; pfam=PF04909; superfamily=51556) — translated: MYDFHTHFIPANVIEWVKEQKETIHAQWVKKEENKEEFLMINHKWGFELKKTFVDINLYIEEQSKAGIKHSVISPIPQLFMYDFPEEITYELSTVYNDSLVKLVQFFPAKLSALATVPLNNPDQAAQVLNDAMKCGLKGVIIGPGASGHMLSDKRFIPFFEEANRLKAIVFIHPLLSEDPRLKRRMMPNLIGVPWETTVCATDILLSGLIDRFPNVKILFAHGGGFLPYQIGRMTKGYEKWPAVSKNLTAPPKEYLKRFWYDNVLWDQQSVEFLIQTVGEDRVVPGSDFPFDLSVWPPDSRSCRSVRTILAD
- a CDS encoding MFS family permease (product_source=COG0477; cath_funfam=1.20.1250.20; cog=COG0477; pfam=PF07690; superfamily=103473; transmembrane_helix_parts=Inside_1_12,TMhelix_13_35,Outside_36_44,TMhelix_45_65,Inside_66_77,TMhelix_78_100,Outside_101_103,TMhelix_104_123,Inside_124_134,TMhelix_135_154,Outside_155_163,TMhelix_164_186,Inside_187_210,TMhelix_211_233,Outside_234_242,TMhelix_243_265,Inside_266_271,TMhelix_272_294,Outside_295_298,TMhelix_299_319,Inside_320_338,TMhelix_339_361,Outside_362_365,TMhelix_366_385,Inside_386_402), which codes for MMEEKLWTKNFMNISICNFFLFINYYYLLVTLPIFVIQDLKSSEALAGLIAMVYLFAAIISRPFVDQFMKKIGKRKMLVISLIIFVIASVSYLFVRSIVLLLIIRFLHGIGFGIATTTTGAIVADIVPDSRKGEGMGYFILSSNFAMVVGPFLGLSSYDHWGSFAMLAIALICSVGALFTGGIINLHETKSLRSKKELFQIHFNLEKLLEVSVFPIALNAAFLAFAYSTVLSFVSVYAERLQLGASSNLFFVVYAIILLISRPFTGRWFDKFGANVIVIPSIISFALGLFILSMAHTSFVYLLSALLIGLGWGTLFPSFQTMAIQVVSPSRRASALSTFLSIFDIGIGVGSFLTGAVVSFIGFQSLYFYSSFYVLVGLVLYFLFVQQRVDRKSILNKKSTLQ
- a CDS encoding acyl-CoA reductase-like NAD-dependent aldehyde dehydrogenase (product_source=COG1012; cath_funfam=3.40.309.10; cog=COG1012; pfam=PF00171; superfamily=53720), whose protein sequence is MRHNKENPLVVPYLLKSCFTHINDQTVNDAPNIPFGGTKASGLGRFGNPWVVEEFTSMKWISVQTKPREYPF
- a CDS encoding gentisate 1,2-dioxygenase (product_source=KO:K00450; cath_funfam=2.60.120.10; cog=COG3435; ko=KO:K00450; pfam=PF07883; superfamily=51182; tigrfam=TIGR02272), whose amino-acid sequence is MAEKNDFFKSKVVQDFTKDIEQIHLGPLWDAIPDLMHRQPTPQAEAYLWKWKTLYKKLMEATDIFTPERGGERRAIYFQNPGLTYRKPWGWASTTQTLYAAVQLILPGEVAPSHRHTQSALRFISQGKGAYTIVQGERIFMEEGDYLITPKGLWHGHAHPGDEPMIWMDCLDIPTIYSIGGTFFDPYPEGIEQPKVPDNFSSQKYEGGMVRPISDRKPKIAPLGSYKWKQTEAAIQGLKRLDPDPYDGYAVEYINPSTGKTANPTIASWMQFLPKDFHSKAHRHTHATIYHVFKGSGYSIINGVRFDWEKGDFFVIPNWAWHEHVAEEDAYLFSANDLPIMERFDVEREEAYEENNGHQPITGEFAPVLL
- a CDS encoding putative damage-inducible protein DinB (product_source=COG2318; cath_funfam=1.20.120.450; cog=COG2318; pfam=PF12867; superfamily=109854), whose amino-acid sequence is MASMNEAIESIQHSLNQMIETSKNLSEKSIRWQPSEDEWSIMQILCHVEEAIPYWLNEIEKLLESPGIEWGRGLKDEKRLAAVTNTENREISDVLRNLENVKEQVDKVLSQLTEQQLKAEAPSRNPRFGTKPISFIVDHLLVEHASKHVSQIKRNLSKLPS
- a CDS encoding acylpyruvate hydrolase (product_source=KO:K16164; cath_funfam=3.90.850.10; cog=COG0179; ko=KO:K16164; pfam=PF01557; superfamily=56529), coding for MKLVTFTQEGTTRIGAVENGKVVDLNHAFQSLLKSEGKLRYKQIAEAYVPADMNGFLEGGEESMDFARKAIDFALNYEQVNGHKLVYAKDDVKIEAPVPKPGKIICVGHNYREHILEMGREIPKYPVVFAKFANTVIGPEDDIPYYPISDQLDYEAEFAFVVGKRARNVSQADALQYVAGYTIVNDVSYRDLQRRTLQWLQGKTVDGSAPMGPWLVTTDELTDPSGLEVVLTVNGEERQRSNTKNLVFTVPYLVEFLSGLMTLEPGDVILTGTPGGVGVARNPQAFLKDGDVVRIEIDGIGTLENKVKSIKEG
- a CDS encoding DNA-binding IclR family transcriptional regulator (product_source=COG1414; cath_funfam=1.10.10.10,3.30.450.40; cog=COG1414; pfam=PF01614,PF09339; smart=SM00346; superfamily=46785,55781), which gives rise to MNESKKTTSSSVENALKILKSFSMDEPELGVTDIAEKLNIAKSTAHRLLTSLASEGFVYKDMNSNYYSLGASILRLTNIVSSQLKILNEATPVLNVLTEETGENSHISILEGKEIIYLQKIECAYPTKMEYTHIGRRNPAYCTSAGQAILAFEEKETIDFICSQPLKKFAPNTITSPDELRKKLLKVQNEGYVVSNQEFQRGIIGIAAPIFNEKNKVIASVNITGPIKRINAMNLPQLVKKVVNAGERISVLIKQRKQNDSFSKINQQGGN
- a CDS encoding DNA-binding IclR family transcriptional regulator (product_source=COG1414; cath_funfam=1.10.10.10,3.30.450.40; cog=COG1414; pfam=PF01614,PF09339; smart=SM00346; superfamily=46785,55781) codes for the protein MSEKYLLSSVKNAMKILRLYSPKQKELGIMEISRKLNIPKSSAHRLVSLLVKEGFLSKNPRTNKYRLGLSILTLGGVIFSHHELYKEALPIVRKLVDTLNESAHICLLEEEQVVYLFRIESSQPDRLLTYIGRKNPIHCTSEGLCILAYQSKKTIDKVLSKNLYAYTPYTITDPDLLKNKLKKIKKQGFAISKDDFFVGYVGIAAPIRDYTGKVVSSLSMVGSTSRITEERYPIFIENITKAAQKISEHLGYVKINA